A section of the Girardinichthys multiradiatus isolate DD_20200921_A chromosome 5, DD_fGirMul_XY1, whole genome shotgun sequence genome encodes:
- the rnaseh2a gene encoding ribonuclease H2 subunit A: MDLKQFEADNCGSCRLASLIPDVCRAEDCCLGVDEAGRGPVLGPMVYGICFCPVSKKEELKDLKVADSKTLTEAERENLFQNLDQAKSYVGWALQILSPNMISTSMLQRMKYNLNALSHDTAIDLIQYALDSGVQLKEVYVDTVGPAEKYEVKLSQRFPGIKVTVRPKADSLFPVVSAASICAKVARDRVVKGWKFAEDLGQIDTDYGSGYPNDPKTKEWLLKYLDPVFGYPQFVRFSWSTAQTLMDSKAVTVHWDDDEEDGEKAAERQNNRSMLSYFSASAEADRAQQTHRFFTERRLKSLKSL, encoded by the exons ATGGACCTGAAGCAGTTTGAAGCGGACaactgtggcagctgcagacTGGCCTCTCTGATCCCTGATGTGTGCAGGGCGGAGGACTGCTGCCTGGGAGTGGATGAGGCAGGCAGAGGTCCTGTGCTCG GACCCATGGTGTATGGGATATGTTTTTGTCCTGTTTCTAAAAAGGAGGAGCTGAAGGACCTGAAAGTAGCCG ATTCAAAGACCCTAACTGAGGCTGAAAGAGAGAATCTGTTCCAAAACCTGGACCAAGCAAAAAGCTACGTTGGCTGGGCCCTGCAGATCCTTTCTCCCAACATGATCTCCACCAGCATGTTGCAAAG GATGAAATACAACCTGAATGCTCTTTCACATGATACAGCCATTGATCTGATACAGTATGCCTTGGACAGTGGAGTACAACTCAAAGAG GTGTACGTGGACACAGTCGGCCCAGCAGAGAAGTATGAGGTGAAGCTCTCCCAACGGTTCCCTGGTATCAAGGTTACTGTGAGGCCTAAAGCCGACTCCCTCTTCCCTGTTGTCAGTGCTGCCAGCATCTGTGCTAAG GTTGCCAGAGACCGTGTTGTAAAAGGCTGGAAGTTTGCAGAAGACCTGGGGCAGATAGATACAGATTACGGCTCAGGATACCCCAATG ACCCCAAAACTAAAGAGTGGCTTCTGAAGTACCTGGACCCTGTCTTTGGTTATCCTCAGTTTGTTCGATTCAGCTGGAGCACCGCACAGACCCTCATGGACAGCAAGGCAGTGACTGTACACTG GGacgatgatgaagaggatgggGAGAAGGCGGCAGAGCGGCAGAACAACCGGTCCATGTTGTCTTATTTCAGTGCATCAGCAGAAGCCGATAGAGCCCAGCAGACGCACCGTTTCTTCACTGAGAGGAGGCTGAAGAGTTTAAAGTCACTCTGA